Sequence from the Nasonia vitripennis strain AsymCx chromosome 5, Nvit_psr_1.1, whole genome shotgun sequence genome:
AGCTCTCGGTTGCGTAACACGAGAGCGAATTCGCGTGGTAAAGAGAGTTGAGCGAGGCCCGAGATAAATAATAACCTTGCCAGCCGATTTCTCGCCGATAACCGGTAATTGAAAAATCGGGTGTATACACTCGGCTTTATCAGCGGAATCGTCCTTGCCCGCGTCAGTGCCGCGGCCGCATTGAATCACCCGATTTATTTCTCAACCAAAGTGTGAGTAAAAAATTCTATACTCACACTCACCGGTGGTACGGACGTCTTAGGTTTGGCCCTCTGCGTGGGCGGCCTGCTGATGCCGTTTGTCTTGCTGCAGATTCCGCAGGCGTTGCACAAGTAAGTGGTGCCGTCCCTCCTCCACAGTGGAGTCGTATGAGCTCCGCAGTTGACGCACTCCCTGCCGATTTCCGCGCCGGGACCATCGAAGGTGTCCTCGGCACTGGTCAGAATCGGATTGGGCGTCCAGGGCGAGGTGGGCCCGTTGGTGACGTAAGAGCCACCGGAGAACATGATGCTGTTGGGATCGGTAGCAGCGGCCACGGCCGCGGCTGAGATCGGTACCGCTCCGTAGCCCTGCGCGTAGTCGAATCCTGGCGGAGGTGAAGGGCCCGTTGACTGGGCCCAGTACTGGTCGTTCGTCGGCTTGATGAACTGACAACCGCCGGGATAGCCGTTTATCTGTGACGGCGAGGACGGCTGCTCGTATTGGAAAGACGTGCGCATAAGCGACGAGGAAGTGAGGGTCGGGTCCGATTTTATGTACACGTTCGTCGCGTGGTCGATCTGGGCAGTtgtagaagaagaaaaatcgttGATTTGGGTTTACGTTATACAGGGGGACGATAGGTGACGGTATCGATTTCTATCTGTGCATGACTCACTCGGTGAATTCGAAACAGGTACCGCACTGATTTTTATGTGACAGCGATAACGCGCGTATAAAGTTACTCACCTCGCCGCCTCTCGCTTGACTAGATATAGGACAAAGAACGATCTCCGGGTGCTTGTGGTAGCCGTAACTCGTCGGTACTTGCTGGAACGCCTCGGTGGTGATGTACTGGGTGGTGTAAGGTACCGCTGGGGTCGGCGCTAGAGGAACCGTCTCCAGAGTGGTGTACGTGCTGGACTGCTTGAGGTTCTCCGCGGCGACGCTGACCTCGGCGCTGTACTTGATGCTGGCACCGTCGGTATAGGCGACCaggtgttgctgctgctgctgtcctgACCTGATGACGTCGAGCGGCGGAGAGTAGTTCTGACCTGGAGAGCTGAGCTGTTGGTTGCCGGGTGTCTGGGAGACCAGGGACTGGGCCTCGTAGGTCTCCGAAGCAACGGGTGAGGTCTGGTAACGCTGCTGGTGTTGCTGTGGGTCTTGTGGGACCTGGTCGTGGGGACTGTAACGTTGAGGGGGAACTGACTggcgttgttgttgctgctgctgctgctggtgctctTGGACGGCGATGACGTGAGCGTCTCGGGCTCGAAGCTGACTCTCGCTGTAGGCCACGTACGTCACGCCGTCGACCTCTACGCGATCCGGCGCTGGCGTCTCGTACCTGGTAAGGTAGATGACATTTTGTGTGGTGAGTCTGTCTATTGCTGCGCATTTATCATTACTAGAAAAGCAATTGAGTGGGACGGTATGCGAATTTTAGTATTAATTTTCCTGTCGGAGGTCGTTGGACGGCGGACATGAAATGGAATCAGTGTACGAGCGCTCTGAACTCCGAAACGTGTGAATTATTTTCCACATCAGGACTCAGAATGCACTAAAAAACCACATAAAAATCCAAACTCACCTAGTCCTCTCCTCAACGTTCAAAGTGATGGTCCCCTCGGTAGTCTCAGCCCCGTCGACCTGCATCTCTTGTCCATTACTCGTCGCGTAGATCAcgtgctgctgttgcttctGCTCGACGACTCTCTGCTGGTCATCGGGACTGTGTTCATGGGACATCTGTATGCGGTACTGCTGCTGATGTGGCTCCTCCGTGTACGGCGGCGGTGGCTCCTGGTTCTCCTGTTTTATGGAcctcgactgctgctgctgctgttggacaatgtgctgctgctgctgctgctgcaggtcaGTTTGTCCATTCTCGGGTGAATTCGGCGCGGATTCGACGCGAGTCTCGATTATACCAGTCGCGGTGATGGTTCGCACGTGCCGACGGCTGGTTATCACACTTCGCGGGCTTTCCACGGGCGATTGCTGCTGCGGCTCCTGATGGGGCGAGCCTTCCTCCTGCTGATGGTTCTCCCACTCGAGCTTCACGTCTTGCTTCTGTAGGTTTTCCTTCATCGTGTCCTGGAATTGGAAAAACTGGGACTTTACTTTTTTGGGGGCTCCGGATTGATGGATGAAAAGTTGAGTATCGCATTCAGATCCTAATCGCTGCGGTAATTGCTATATTTTTACATCGATCGATAACGATTTGTGCAATAAAGATCGAAGCCATTTTTCAGAAATACCCACAGCTACGTGTCTGCCGCGGACGTCAAGAGTCTAGAGAGAATCGAGGCAAGTAGGACAGGAACAAAGACTCGCACCGCACTTATGACATCAAAGGATCTCGGAAGGAGTCATCGCGTCGTTTTCCGGACGTTCGACgcaataacgcgcgcgcgtgtatagccAATTCGGCATTGGCCCCCGTCATTGTTGCGAAACTATTGTTCGCGAAAGACGAGCCTACTTTACGATTTCGTCTTCTATTtcctcgtcgtcatcgtcgtttGAAGGAAACCGATCGAAACTGGATATTTACCTTCTCGCCGCGATAAAGACTTATAAAATACACGGAGCGAATCGGTAGCCCTCGGCCGCGTCACGATCGCACATATTTACGAAAAGTCCTCTATATCTGCACTACATATCGCAGCGCGCCGTATACTTTCGCTGCGATGCGCGCGTTCAAGTCCTCTGTTTGAAGAGCGACGCGTCTCGCTCTTGCTGTCGCATTAGTCACTGTCCGATGTACAGCGGAGACTTTATGCTGCGCCGAGACGTCGTTTACCGATACGAAAGAATGTCGTATATGAAATTCGCGAGATTTTTAAACATCGACCCGCCAAATTCTAAGGACCTAACGTCGCCCATAATCGTCCCATTAAGAATAGCGATACGTGGTGAACGGCACGCGACACACGTTAAACGCATCGGCTCTCGCGTGACGGCAAAGCGAGCCGACACACCTCGTCCGTCTCGAGAAAAATGTGAGAGATCTATTTgctctcctcgcgcgcgagcgcgagcgctcgTCACTTCCGCTCGGCAATGTCAAGTTTCGActtccgccgccgccgttagAGAATCGCCTCTCTCGACTCTCTTTCTGTACAATGGAATTTCCTTCCCTTTGTTTTCCCTTTCTAATACGCGTACCTATAACACCTATGTACATTTTTCGGTCCTCGAGctgctcttcttcttttcgagAGGCTCTTGGATATGATATGTGTGTCTAGAATTTTGGGGCTTTGAGAGAATACACCGTTGAGATAAAGGCTTGAACTTGTGAGATTATAGTTTCGAATCACGATTCtcataatattattatcaacGTTGATAACATTATAGCCGCGATTGCCATACGATTAAGTATATTCTATATCGTAGATAATATGCATTTTATCGCGTGTTCGTATACACCTCTATGTTTATACGCTCGCACTCGCAGCTGATCCTTTCCGAATTCACGAtttatttacgaaaaaaagaACTCGACTCTCCAAtagtataaattttactcCGAAGTCTCTCTCTACCGTCGAAAAAAGGTCCAGAGGGACTCGCGCGCGTAAACAATACACCTACACATACAGACTCTTTATACACGCTTAGAAGAACAAAACGGCGATCCCGGTTTTTTTTCGAAAGTCGAATACTTTTTATGTTCAAATGTATATGAGCTCTAAACGTCTCGCGTCAATGGGACACACACGTGGAGCTTATTAATGCACCGCCGCCCGGGCCCTCGCGAGTATCACATTGTTCTCGCATTCCTTTTTttcggaggaagaagaagaagaagaagcagttCGTCAATGAAATTTCGGTGCTAGCGGTATACGCTTATGTAAAGCAGACAGACACACACTAATTTACACACTTTCGGGAGGAAGAATCGGATTGTCGCGGCATTTATGTGCGCCTCGGgagacttttttttaatattgtcGCGCATTATTGTGTGAAATGAAAATATAGCTGCACTTTAGCGATTttagaagagagaaaaattaccTCGATCGGTGTCAGCCTCATCGAACAGGCCTATGTCGACTCCTTTCTAGCGATATCAAACTATATCTCAACCGTCGCTTATATTATCACACAGATCGGCAAGGATCGTCTCTGCCGATTTTTCTCCGCACTCGATATACCGCAGCCAAAGTACAGAgacgaaatttaaaaaaaatcgtcagTCTCGCGCCATGAAGAAGCAGCAGAAGTACAGACAGTCGGCGGCGGAGCGTCGAAGTGCCGGCTTCGGAGCACGAATTCAAACTGAAGAAAAATAGCCGCCGCAAGGGGCAGATAAGAGGCTCGCCGCGTGGAGGTGGAAAAATGGCAGAGCCTATACCTGCGCCTCGGTATACACAGCGCGAGGCGCTGCAGctgagcggagagagagagagagagagagagagagagagagagagagagagagagagagagagagagagagagaaacgaggagagaaaaacaaaGTGTGTGTGATAGGAGAGAAGACaacaagaaagagagagagagagagagagagagagagagagagagagagagagagagagagagggagatgatgatgatggtgatGTGTCCGGCCTGGAACGTCCCCTCGATGCTTATTGGTCAGTCGGCGTTTTCCACTCGGTTTTGTTGCTGCCTGTATTATGCgacgaatgatttttttttccttcttttttagGAGAGGCGTCTAGACGCACCGATGCGGTTAATTGGGACGATTGAGCAAGAGGCGGAGGGTATCGGAGAGAGATGGATTTTTGTGAGTATAGTTTCAGAGACTGGTGCGGAGCTCGTTATAACTGCAGGTATATATGGCTTATATAGCAGCCAATAAAGAGTTATCTGCGTTAAATCAGTTTGCGGGGATTCTGCGGCTGGGATTAGTCTCGTTTTGCATTgtctgtatttttattttgcttataCAGCTGCTAATAAACTCTAGCGTATAATCGGGCAGCTATAATCTTCATTGTTGCAGACTATATTTTCAAGGCATGAGTGTCAAATCGAATGTCTGCAGTAACGCGAGGTCAGACTCGACGAGCGAATTTGCAGCTTAAGCGTTAACAAAAAGCACAAGGAAAAACTTTTACACGTCTTCACTGCTAAGTTAATAATATCCAGTCGCTCGAGGCAGCGTATTTTCCGCAAACACCAGCTTATACAAAAATCTTCAAACGTTATAACTTCAAACATGCGCTAAGCTCGTCGGCGATCGCAATCGCGTCAAAATCTCTCTTACTTCGACTTCGCACCACGCGTTTTTTCCAATTAACCCTTATCGCCGCTCGCAATCAAACCCgactatgaaaaaaaaaaaaaaaatacgtacaCGTACACGTCGCACACCTGCGAGCACTGAAAAATCCAAACAgcggaaaaagcgcgcgcggcgcgttcGAAAATAAAATCCTCGCCTTCTGCACTTCGATTTTCacctacacacacatacatacaccgCGACGAGGGGataagagagagatagaaagagaagaagcgtaaaatataaaatcgccGTGCGGCTCGTGATTGACACAAGCTGGGCGAGCGCGCGGGGCTGCGGGGGGAGAAGCGTTGTTTGCACGCGTTGATAAGATTTAAGCGCGCGccgggaagagagagagagagagagagagagagagagagagagagataagggAAGGCGAGCTATATATGTCATCCGGTGCCATCGTGTCGCAGCAATGTAATGCAGTCGCTGTACGCGGGGGACGCCATTTTGCCTCTCGCGCTCTAATAATGCGTGTAATGCGGCTGTAtgtgccgagagagagagagagagagagagagagagagagagagagagagagagagaagagcgtaTGTGTGCGAGGGGTTTATGAGTGCGCCGCGTTTGCTCTCTCGTGGCTTTTTTCGGAGGTGCAACGCACGCGGCTTATTTATAGGTGTTTATAAGTAGgtttgttttaatattttttttagatagagATTTTGAAGGATAGGATCGTTGCTCGATTGTTGATGGGAGGAAAAACGTTTTATGGAGCAAAGGGTGTACTAAATTTCATGAGGAAAAAATCGATCGCTTGCGAGTGGATTCTTGCAAAATCTCATGAAAAACCTTCAAAAGTCTTATGCAACAACAataagtttattaaaaatcaatccTATACACATTTTTCTACAATGTTGtacacaataaaaaatatcgccATACTATCAGTCTACAAAGGGTCGAGCGCCCCGTGCGCGCCAAAAACAGGGCTATGACTCACCCCTCGCAACGgacgcgcacacgcgcgcggctcaaTAATAGAGCGGTGTACGAGCCTCGTCCTCGCTCTAACGCGCAAACAGGAGCCTCCCCGCAGTTAGCGAAGTGTCGAATCCCGGAGCCGTAGGGCGTGAATCAGCTCACGCGCGTGCGTCATGACTCGATGTTTGCGCTACCGACGCCCCGCCGCAGGGGACTCCGTTTTACTTGTGCCGACTGGATATTCTATGGGGTATTGTGGTGTTGACCGGTCGCTGACGATTTATACTTGTTTGCGCCTTTTCACCGGCGTGAATGGCGTTAGAAAGTTTTTGGAGATAAGGTAGTTGCACGGAGCGCTTATGACTCGTTTGATAATTGCGCGCGCTGTTTGCGACGTTGACGGAAAATTAGTGGAGATCTctgtggtttttgattttttcgaTGGAAAATTAGGTAATTTGGATTTTTGCAGTTATATATGAGGAcgtgaaaattataaattcaaattttttatcgtttcAATAGAAAAATCAGGCCTGAGAAGCGccgaaaaaatgtattaaaattaactgcgttcatttttatttgactaaaattatattttcacgCGACGATTTTCcgataaaactataaaatttatttttcaagttaCAATCCGATACGTCAACAAACCCCTATACATGCCCCCAAAACTTCGTGCATACACCGCGTCTTAGCTCGCACTCATCTTCAGTGGCTCTCTTTTTTATCAGAGAAATGTATAAGAAAACCAACACGAAGCTCACCCACACAGCCAAAAAAAATTCTCACGTATCGTCTCGGCTCGTCTCAATCAATAAATCCGGTATCCactatctctctctcaggTGTTTGTAAAACGGCTCTTGTCTCTCCGTCGAGTTTCTATATCCCAAAATACATGCATATAGCGTACACACACGGGGGCACGATACTTTGGACGTCGTCGAAAAAAATCTACCTGATTCCTGTGCAGTCTACTTCTTCGAGTTATCTGTCGCGTCTCTACGGCTCTGTGAGAAAATCGTAATCGCGCCGGCTCGATAAGTTTGTGTACATATACGGGAGGACGTTTTTCCAGATCTATGTGTGCGCGTTGTATctgagaaaattgaaaaaaattgtaaattttattcaCGCGACGAAAGAACAGCCGCGCGAATGCGAAATTCGTGTTCGTCGTACGAGCTGTGTAATCTCTGCACAGTCTTGAGATAACTcatcttgttttatttttttattgtatgtataaatatagaaaatcgattttggcgGTGACAGAGACGTATTGGCGCGTTATCGATGAAGTATTTAGAATTCAAAGTACGTTTATGGCTCCGATGGATATCTCTAGTCTACATCTACGACATACTGACCGACAAACTCTAAAAAGCGCAAAACCTATTCACTACAACTTTCAGcctgaaaaatttcaaattaattcCAACCTCATACAGCTCTAGTATCTCCAGGGAATCAACACCGGCTACAATGTACGCGATCGATAACCTCCGATATCGGCACTAATCGCGATAACACCACAACGTCGACAACACGCTCTTCCTCACCCCATCGAACGCAGCCCAATCCCACCCTCGCATATCTCTcctcctaaaaataaaaaaataaaacgaaaagCCTCGAGAAAGCGGATCAGCGACCTGCGGAATATACAATCGAGCGAGATATGGGCACAGGTGTTtcgttcgcgcgcgacgacgacgcgccgATTCCgacgagctctctctctctctctctctctctctctctctctctctctctctctctctctctcgtgtataTGTGTCGGAGGGGCGCGACTCGCCGCCGAAGAATTACTCTTACTCCCGCTGTCAAAATAAACGGCACTATCGCGATTTATCTCGTTTCCCATGATAATAAGAGATAAAACTGCATCATTACATTAGCTATTATCAGCTAAAATGATAATTTCCAGTCGCTGGTACACCCGACCAGACCAGCCGCGAGCACCAGCAGTCAGCGCTTGCGGCGAGTCGTGGATGGGGCTGtgctaccgctgctgctgatttTTTTCCTTAAAGTATATTGTACAGATTAGCTATAGGTGTGATTCGTCGAGGGATAGGAATGTGCGGATTATTTTAGTGTCGGCCGAGTGCTCCTGGAAGTgttgttttatatatttttgcgACGGCTTACGTATATCGagtgccgagagagagagagagagagagagagagagagagagagagagagacgtgtgAACGATCAGCTTTTAATTGCTGGACTTTGAACTGAGGAAGTGTACACACACATCACGTGCCACGTACTCGACGATTTTATgtaattaaagaaattcagtCTCGACGGCTCTGTGAAGTGTTCAATCGCTGGAAATAAAAAGTGCTCTTCTTATATccgatattatttattttactggAAATTCAACCTGTTCTCTCTTCAAAATCTAGAGCATCGTTTCTTTGCATCGGAATATATTTTAGTGGAAGCATGAGTCACTATCGACGCGtatatttttctctatacAATAAACGGCTCGATcgcatattatatttttaataataaattcccAACTTAATCCTTAAACGATGAACAAAGAGCACCAAGTGCATTCATCATTCGcgcgtataataaaaatacgcgcgcgcgcgcggcagatCTTAAGCGCTTAACCTTCGAACAACTTTGAAATGTTATCCTTATTGTTTGCAGCGTACGTAAGTACACCAACGATCGCGTTCCGCTTAAAATAAAGCCGATTTTTCCGAATCTTGCACAAGAGTTGCTCTATCCACACGCTGAGACTCGTcgaaaaaaactaaaatgaaaaaatcataGACACACGAGTGCAGGAGGAAAATCGCGCAATAAAACGCGGGCGTTCCGCGAACGCTTGTTCGCGCCGCGGGGCGGCATTTTTCGAATAGCGCTCATTGGGTTGTCGCGACGGCGGCAATGGcgtctttttaaaaagttcctctctctcgagtGCCGTACTTGCGTCATCGCTTGAATCAGTAAATCCCGTGCGCCATCTTATCACCCACACACGTATGCCCCGATCGTCGCTCtctgtatatgtgtgtgtgtgtgtaatagaGATGTAGGCGCAGATAAGGTGAAGCAGaaatatttttcgatgctATCGTCGACGTGACGGACGCTGCGCCGATATCTTGAGATTATATCGATCGGCCGATCGATCGAAAACACGATCGGacgttttatataaatatgcgtGTGCTGGTATAGGTATAGGGTTATACGTATCGTTGCGTAATTACCGCGTGAGCCGGCGATGCGCCTCGCGCGGCTTTTTATATGAGGTTACAATGTAAAATTCCATGATTGAGCCGCCGCTGCGACAAGAGATCGGgaataaatattgatttatgTGCGCACCGCCGCCGCGAACGATATTTGCGTGACGATTTTATTTTCCTGTGTACCACTTATATTACGCGAGAATCGATGAAGAAAATTTTAACGGAATTTATTTAGCTTTACTAGACTTGGAAGCTTGACTCACACGAACGAAaagcgaaacaaaaaaaaatgtaacacATAGCTGAGTCATACCAGAGCACTTACTCCAGAAATCCAGCTCCGCTTCAAGTTCAGAGAGCATTTTTCTTAAAGCACACGTCAAACACGCGCATATTGCCTGTTTGCGCAAGAAGAGCTGCGCAAGTGTCGCGAGCATTGAAAAGTTTACGATGTAAGTCCCCCCACGTGCGTCTGTGTGCGCTGCGGCTGCGattcgagaaaaaagaattttattgTGCCCACAATAGAgggtttctctctttctcgaatcTATGCatcactcgcgcgcggcttagAGAGCGCTTATTGCGAAAATTTACAagcggatttttttttcaaagttactgCTCCGCAGGGCAATTCGCCTTATGGAGAActgagagcaagagagagcaAACAGATAATTCAGTTCGTCATCGTGTACGTGCCTGTTCGTGTCGTCGTACTCTCGGCCGAAAAAAAGTTTAAGGGAAGgtcgacgatttttttttctttataatcTCTGCAGAATATTTCGATGCCAGCGTGCAGAGTTTGCGGCGATGACTACCAGCATCGGAATGATTTACGCATCCGACTAATGGAGAAATTCATAAGAGACATGCGGGCCGAGAAGAAAATCTAATAGCTCGAAAGATTCTTACGCGGTTCGATCGGAACGAAGTCGAATCAACCGAAACTCGGCTACGCGCGTGTATTCGTTTCTCCTGAAAAGTCTGCGCGCTTATTTGCTTTAGAGAACTGCTTCCAAGCGAGCGATTATTGCACGTAAATACGAGTCCAAGGACattaatgaattatttaaagaatTATATACCGATTCCGTTCCGCATACGACGTTCGCATTCGATTTTCCTAGCGGTTgcagaaaaaagctctcgccgCGGCGGCGTCATATCGATCTCTTTCCCCCGAGCAAACGCTCGCCGTTATCGTCTAACGACTTAATTTTCATTATCTACTACGTATTGTAATCTGCACCTACGATTCcctaatcattaataaaacattttatcAAGCAGCCCGCAGGCATCAGTGTATCTCCCGACGCTCGGATCGCGAGAGCCGAAAAACGACCGTCGTCGGCGCATGTAGAGGATCGTGAATAGTTTTTCGCGCGACTTTGTGCAGTGTGAAACGTTTTTATCTCTATTCCAGTCGTGCGTGATTTATTCGAGAGGAAATCCCTCGGAGGAGGCAGAGTATAACGATGGAGAAATTTCGTTCGAACTGTATGTACGTAgctgtagagagagagagagagagagagagttgaaaTCGGTTGGGTCTTGTGTGCATTGGAGAGCGATTTGTTGTCtatgaattttatatgcaaagTATATACAATAAAACGATACGATGTGAACAAGCTTGCTCGATTTTTTCATTACCTTCTCTGAAAATTCATCGTTACGATCGTTCTCGATTTCTAATAAAGATCGGTATACACGAGGCGCGAGAACACACAGGTGGGACGAAATTTCACGCGGCGCGACTCTTTCTCCTCGTTTTCATTAatattcgcgcgctcgcgagtgtGTAGTGTTTGGACATTTAAACAAACAGCGCACGCAGCCTAATATGAGTTTTTTTCCGTCGTACATGCACGACAGAGCTTCGCGAcgggtatatgtatataagttTCGTCGTGGCTCGATTTTCGGCTCGCAACCGCCTGCACGAAAAGACACCTGTGTTTTTCACGAATGATTGTGACCCGGGCCTACTGCATATATATGCTCAGCTTCCAGCTTAAATATTCCGGCTGAATAACGCTTTGTTCGCCGTGTGCGTCGagagcgctctctctctctctctctttctctctatctctctctctctctctctctctctctctctctctctctctctctctctctcgctcgcttgtCTGTGTGTACTTTGGAAGTAGAAATTCGAGTAGCGCGATGTAGTCTCGTGGATTATTTCAGTATGCGAGAAATCGGTTAACCTAATAAAACGATAGGAGTACGTGAAATAGCGGCGAACACGTGGAGACGACGATATCGAATTTAGCGACAGCAAAA
This genomic interval carries:
- the LOC100124020 gene encoding putative mediator of RNA polymerase II transcription subunit 12 isoform X17 is translated as MRLTPIEDTMKENLQKQDVKLEWENHQQEEGSPHQEPQQQSPVESPRSVITSRRHVRTITATGIIETRVESAPNSPENGQTDLQQQQQQHIVQQQQQQSRSIKQENQEPPPPYTEEPHQQQYRIQMSHEHSPDDQQRVVEQKQQQHVIYATSNGQEMQVDGAETTEGTITLNVEERTRYETPAPDRVEVDGVTYVAYSESQLRARDAHVIAVQEHQQQQQQQQRQSVPPQRYSPHDQVPQDPQQHQQRYQTSPVASETYEAQSLVSQTPGNQQLSSPGQNYSPPLDVIRSGQQQQQHLVAYTDGASIKYSAEVSVAAENLKQSSTYTTLETVPLAPTPAVPYTTQYITTEAFQQVPTSYGYHKHPEIVLCPISSQARGGEIDHATNVYIKSDPTLTSSSLMRTSFQYEQPSSPSQINGYPGGCQFIKPTNDQYWAQSTGPSPPPGFDYAQGYGAVPISAAAVAAATDPNSIMFSGGSYVTNGPTSPWTPNPILTSAEDTFDGPGAEIGRECVNCGAHTTPLWRRDGTTYLCNACGICSKTNGISRPPTQRAKPKTSVPPVSTGGRRLGVRCANCSTTTTTLWRRNNNGEPVCNACGLYFKLHGVNRPMSMKKDGIQTRKRKPKNHANVNNNHGVSNAIHKPEIKSSLLACHR
- the LOC100124020 gene encoding putative mediator of RNA polymerase II transcription subunit 12 isoform X15 translates to MRLTPIEDTMKENLQKQDVKLEWENHQQEEGSPHQEPQQQSPVESPRSVITSRRHVRTITATGIIETRVESAPNSPENGQTDLQQQQQQHIVQQQQQQSRSIKQENQEPPPPYTEEPHQQQYRIQMSHEHSPDDQQRVVEQKQQQHVIYATSNGQEMQVDGAETTEGTITLNVEERTRYETPAPDRVEVDGVTYVAYSESQLRARDAHVIAVQEHQQQQQQQQRQSVPPQRYSPHDQVPQDPQQHQQRYQTSPVASETYEAQSLVSQTPGNQQLSSPGQNYSPPLDVIRSGQQQQQHLVAYTDGASIKYSAEVSVAAENLKQSSTYTTLETVPLAPTPAVPYTTQYITTEAFQQVPTSYGYHKHPEIVLCPISSQARGGEIDHATNVYIKSDPTLTSSSLMRTSFQYEQPSSPSQINGYPGGCQFIKPTNDQYWAQSTGPSPPPGFDYAQGYGAVPISAAAVAAATDPNSIMFSGGSYVTNGPTSPWTPNPILTSAEDTFDGPGAEIGRECVNCGAHTTPLWRRDGTTYLCNACGICSKTNGISRPPTQRAKPKTSVPPVSTGGRRLGVRCANCSTTTTTLWRRNNNGEPVCNACGLYFKLHGVNRPMSMKKDGIQTRKRKPKNHANVNNNHGVSNAIHKPEIKSSLLGESMRATVRTSN
- the LOC100124020 gene encoding putative mediator of RNA polymerase II transcription subunit 12 isoform X12, with protein sequence MRLTPIEDTMKENLQKQDVKLEWENHQQEEGSPHQEPQQQSPVESPRSVITSRRHVRTITATGIIETRVESAPNSPENGQTDLQQQQQQHIVQQQQQQSRSIKQENQEPPPPYTEEPHQQQYRIQMSHEHSPDDQQRVVEQKQQQHVIYATSNGQEMQVDGAETTEGTITLNVEERTSNDKCAAIDRLTTQNVIYLTRYETPAPDRVEVDGVTYVAYSESQLRARDAHVIAVQEHQQQQQQQQRQSVPPQRYSPHDQVPQDPQQHQQRYQTSPVASETYEAQSLVSQTPGNQQLSSPGQNYSPPLDVIRSGQQQQQHLVAYTDGASIKYSAEVSVAAENLKQSSTYTTLETVPLAPTPAVPYTTQYITTEAFQQVPTSYGYHKHPEIVLCPISSQARGGEIDHATNVYIKSDPTLTSSSLMRTSFQYEQPSSPSQINGYPGGCQFIKPTNDQYWAQSTGPSPPPGFDYAQGYGAVPISAAAVAAATDPNSIMFSGGSYVTNGPTSPWTPNPILTSAEDTFDGPGAEIGRECVNCGAHTTPLWRRDGTTYLCNACGICSKTNGISRPPTQRAKPKTSVPPVSTGGRRLGVRCANCSTTTTTLWRRNNNGEPVCNACGLYFKLHGVNRPMSMKKDGIQTRKRKPKNHANVNNNHGVSNAIHKPEIKSSLLACHR
- the LOC100124020 gene encoding putative mediator of RNA polymerase II transcription subunit 12 isoform X3, with the translated sequence MRLTPIEDTMKENLQKQDVKLEWENHQQEEGSPHQEPQQQSPVESPRSVITSRRHVRTITATGIIETRVESAPNSPENGQTDLQQQQQQHIVQQQQQQSRSIKQENQEPPPPYTEEPHQQQYRIQMSHEHSPDDQQRVVEQKQQQHVIYATSNGQEMQVDGAETTEGTITLNVEERTSNDKCAAIDRLTTQNVIYLTRYETPAPDRVEVDGVTYVAYSESQLRARDAHVIAVQEHQQQQQQQQRQSVPPQRYSPHDQVPQDPQQHQQRYQTSPVASETYEAQSLVSQTPGNQQLSSPGQNYSPPLDVIRSGQQQQQHLVAYTDGASIKYSAEVSVAAENLKQSSTYTTLETVPLAPTPAVPYTTQYITTEAFQQVPTSYGYHKHPEIVLCPISSQARGGEIDHATNVYIKSDPTLTSSSLMRTSFQYEQPSSPSQINGYPGGCQFIKPTNDQYWAQSTGPSPPPGFDYAQGYGAVPISAAAVAAATDPNSIMFSGGSYVTNGPTSPWTPNPILTSAEDTFDGPGAEIGRECVNCGAHTTPLWRRDGTTYLCNACGICSKTNGISRPPTQRAKPKTSVPPVSTGGRRLGVRCANCSTTTTTLWRRNNNGEPVCNACGLYFKLHGVNRPMSMKKDGIQTRKRKPKNHANVNNNHGVSNAIHKPEIKSSLLVESKVQLSMYENGGGDGGVEEQYITASEAQISLHQPLPSYSPLTLPSAAVLNRQTTLTVPPLEPATSRPNGDLISVITSTTAAHTAAERSS